Proteins from a single region of Echeneis naucrates chromosome 14, fEcheNa1.1, whole genome shotgun sequence:
- the scaf4a gene encoding splicing factor, arginine/serine-rich 15: protein MDAVNAFNQELFSLMDSKPPISRAKMISITKSAIKAMKLYKHVVQIVEKFIKKCKPEYKVAGLYVVDSIVRQSRHQFGPDKDVFGPRFTKNITGTFENLCLCPVEDRSKIVRVLNLWQKNGVFKIEVIQPLLDMAAGSSSAAAPYTGTDESGSSPPPAKEPVTAVTANSTMTSAAQLQNSDAFAAVAQLFQSSQGQQLQQMLQNFQQQPLKPEANTQPPLHASQTQLQNITAGLSMVTSQPPLPTQPTHTTMQKTAFDKVRKLLDRFDYDDEPEVGEETKKEDTSSQPSFMQQPPAFPQHGEHFKPPVINMSQDLSQQVPLPPNGQLQAYGLPPGQNFPVLIQPMGHALAGQHLPGSTGHPGFPVVYSPFNAAQQQQDMSMDVDRSTMRDGRHGQRSHSGSRSPKRRRSRSNSRTRRSRHRRSRSRSRDRRHHSPRSRSQERMDREKERERRQKGLPPPKSEMLSICSTTLWVGQLDKRTQQQDVACLLEEFGQIESINMIPPRGCAYIVMIHRQDAFRALQKLSRGSYKVNQKAIKIAWALNKGIKAEFKQYWDVDLGVTYIPWSKIREDQLDELKEGGILDVDTLSPEWSGVRKTLDHPEELTHNGRSEPQQPEETQLLPVPAGSAPPAQVPPLQQPMVGVGSLQPPVFPGPIGMPPPSFPPGVPPPPFIRPGFNPMQMPPGFPPPGAMPLVPPLSSKGGVEDPPLDPTGLGNRKNDEVPEGPNIFNNQMGAMGNQVGVPTGAPPGALSGIPPAGPPGALAGGHPGNIQPPSGGLLGARPGIIPLQRPPVPPLPHMQRFPPPHVTRPPHPNMPPMPPQMMPRGPHPQMMHHETPPPKGGFGIPPPHNMRAPFPPHGHGPPPQGPPPPFIRPAGPRGLEGPEEMDGRSFRGDRPGFRDREPERDRERDRDREWDRDRERDRERDRGFGGVRRSFGDGGRGGVGGDRMDSRDRLGGWQEDSGNHRGGGWDRDRDRDRDRDRRDWRERRSSLDTDRERGRGDDGEREHGRGEGGERGRVEGGGRDRGRGADGKEGDRPRRSERRERTTRWDRDDRLAELENMDKFRTATIMEQPSVTAVVTVETNKESVETSQKAKSELVPSAPEVDSATGQQTSSEPLPSAQNAPTETKEEAAS, encoded by the exons ATGGACGCCGTCAACGCCTTCAACCAGGAG TTGTTCTCACTGATGGACTCCAAGCCCCCAATCTCTCGGGCAAAGATGATCTCCATCACCAAATCAGCCATCAAAGCtatgaaa ctCTACAAACATGTGGTCCAGATTGTTGAAAAATTTATCAAGAAG TGTAAGCCTGAGTATAAGGTAGCAGGCCTGTATGTGGTGGATTCCATTGTTAGGCAGTCCAGACACCAGTTTGGACCAGATAAGGATGTGTTTGGTCCAAGGTTTACCAAAAACATTACGGGGACCTTTGAGAACCTCTGCCTTTGCCCTGTCGAGGACAGG AGTAAGATCGTGCGAGTGTTGAACCTGTGGCAGAAGAATGGGGTGTTCAAGATAGAGGTTATTCAGCCCCTCTTGGACATGGCTGCTGGTTCCAGCAGTGCTGCTGCACCCTATACAGGCACAGATGAATCAG GttcttctccacctccagcCAAAGAGCCAGTTACAGCAGTAACGGCAAACTCCACCATGACgtctgctgctcagctgcaAAACTCTGATGCCTTTGCTGCTGTGGCGCAGCTCTTCCAGTCCTCACAGGGTCAGCAG CTTCAACAGATGCTCCAGAActttcagcagcagccattgaagCCTGAGGCCAACACTCAGCCTCCTCTCCATGCTAGCCAAACACAACTACAGAACATCACAGCTGGTCTCAGTATGGTGACCTCACAACCCCCACTGCCAACCCAACCCACTCACACCACCATGCAGAAAACAGCCTTTGACAAGGTGAga AAATTACTTGACCGTTTCGACTATGATGATGAACCAGAAGTTGgagaagagacaaagaaagaagacaCTTCATCACAGCCCTCCTT TATGCAGCAGCCTCCAGCCTTCCCACAGCATGGGGAGCACTTTAAGCCACCAGTGATTAACATGTCGCAAGACCTCTCACAGCAG GTTCCTCTCCCTCCTAATGGCCAGCTCCAGGCCTATGGTTTACCGCCAGGACAAAATTTCCCAGTTTTGATTCAACCTATGGGGCATGCTCTGGCAGGGCAGCACCTCCCTGGTTCTACTGGGCATCCGGGCTTCCCAGTGGTATATTCTCCATTCAATGCTGCCCAGCAACAACAG GATATGTCAATGGATGTTGACCGTTCAACTATGAGGGATGGCAGGCATGGTCAGAGGTCACACTCTGGTTCCAG gtCTCCAAAGCGGAGGAGGTCACGATCAAATTCCCGAACACGGCGGTCCAGGCACAGGCGATCCCGCTCACGCTCCAGAGACCGCCGTCACCATTCCCCGCGCTCGCGCTCTCAGGAACGcatggacagagagaaagagagagagcgacgtCAGAAAGGCCTCCCACCACCCAAGAGCGAGATGCTAAGCA TTTGCAGTACAACTCTGTGGGTGGGCCAGCTGGACAAAAGAACCCAACAGCAAGATGTTGCCTGTTTACTGGAGGAGTTTGGGCAGATAGAATCCATCAAT ATGATCCCTCCACGTGGCTGTGCCTATATTGTCATGATACACAGGCAAGATGCCTTCAGGGCTTTACAGAAGCTTAGTAGAGGATCTTACAAAGTTAACCAGAAAGCCATCAAG ATTGCTTGGGCTCTGAACAAGGGTATAAAAGCTGAGTTCAAACAGTACTGGGATGTGGACCTGGGTGTCACCTACATACCCTGGTCTAAAATCAGAGAAGATCAGTTGGATGAGCTAAAAGAAGGAGGAATACTAGATGTAGACACCTTATCCCCAG AGTGGAGTGGAGTGAGGAAGACTCTAGACCACCCAGAGGAACTGACCCACAATGGCcggtcagagccacagcagcccGAGGAGACACAGCTGTTACCTGTGCCTGCTGGATCTGCTCCTCCTGCACAG GTTCCCCCACTGCAGCAGCCAATGGTTGGTGTGGGTTCTCTCCAGCCTCCTGTCTTTCCTGGTCCCATAGGCATGCCTCCACCTTCTTTCCCCCCAGGTGTCCCACCGCCTCCTTTCATAAGACCTGGCTTCAATCCAATGCAGATGCCTCCAG GTTTCCCTCCTCCAGGGGCAATGCCTCTAGTTCCCCCACTATCTTCCAAAGGTGGAGTTGAGGACCCACCTCTGGACCCAACAGGCCTGGGCAACAGGAAAAATGACGAAGTGCCAGAAGGTCCCAACATCTTCAACAACCAGATGGGAGCTATGG GTAACCAAGTTGGCGTACCCACAGGTGCTCCGCCAGGCGCTCTTTCAGGTATACCTCCAGCTGGACCTCCAGGTGCTCTTGCAGGGGGTCACCCAGGAAATATCCAACCCCCGTCTGGTGGTCTGCTTGGTGCACGGCCCGGTATAATCCCACTCCAACGTCCTCCTGTTCCCCCACTACCACACATGCAGCGCTTCCCTCCACCCCACGTGACAAGACCCCCCCATCCCAACATGCCCCCTATGCCGCCACAGATGATGCCCAGAGGACCACATCCTCAAATGATGCACCATGAGACCCCTCCACCTAAAGGAGGCTTTGGGATACCCCCTCCCCACAATATGAGGGCCCCTTTCCCTCCACACGGGCATGGACCTCCTCCTCAAggtcctccacctccttttATCAGACCAGCAGGTCCTCGTGGCCTGGAAGGCCCTGAAGAAATGGATGGACGATCATTCAGGGGAGACAGACCTGGTTTCAGGGACCGTGAGCCAGAGAGGGATAGGGAGAGGGACAGGGATAGGGAATGGGATCGGGACCGGGAGCGAGATAGAGAAAGGGACAGAGGTTTTGGTGGTGTAAGGCGCTCATTTGGTGacggagggagaggaggagttgGTGGTGATAGAATGGATTCAAGGGACAGGCTCGGAGGCTGGCAAGAGGACAGCGGCAATCATCGGGGAGGAGGATGGGACCGGGATCGGGACCGTGATCGAGACAGAGACAGGCGGGACTGGAGAGAGAGGCGAAGTAGTCTAGACAccgacagggagagagggaggggtgacgatggggagagagagcatggacggggggagggaggagaaaggggaAGGGTAGAGGGTGGGGGTCGAGATAGAGGGAGAGGAGCTGACGGAAAAGAAGGGGACCGGCCGCGGCGGTCTGAACGGCGAGAGAGGACCACACGATGGGACAGAGATGATCGACTGGCCGAGTTGGAAAACATGGACAAATTCCGGACTGCTACCATCATGGAGCAACCCTCTGTGACTGCTGTGGTTACTGTGGAAACCAATAAAGAAAGTGTGGAAACTTCTCAAAAGGCAAAATCAGAACTTGTACCTTCAGCCCCAGAGGTAGATAGTGCCACAGGACAGCAGACGTCCTCTGAGCCCTTACCCTCTGCTCAAAACGCacccacagaaacaaaagaggaagCAGCATCATAG